The Allochromatium tepidum genome has a window encoding:
- a CDS encoding peptidylprolyl isomerase, giving the protein MAISPNRGAPAWMTPRLSPRGTLPGLTLGLALALGMGPAPVSAQALDAIVAVVNDDVVVQSELEREIALVIPQLNQRGTAVPPPEQLRKQVLDRLILKHLQQQRAKELGLKVDEATLEEALQGIAGRNGLSLDELKATLEAGGIRFEDFREDTRSQILSSRLQNQEVVRKIQVSEPEVDRFLAREAGRLIEREQVRLQHILIALPDNPTPEQVKRAEDKAKRLVERLRGGADFAEVAARESDGRNALEGGDLGWFEMGAVPSLVSDLAYTLAEGEISEPLRSPSGFHIIRMREIKAATPEDVTQTRARHILIRTNEIVSDADARQRLLQLRERIIGGEDFATLARANSDDTGSALKGGELGWVDPGNTVPEFEEQMNALAVGATSEPFKSPFGWHILQVEERRRQSANEDILRLKAREALQRRKAEEATEEWLRQLRDEAYVEIRLDQDA; this is encoded by the coding sequence ATGGCTATCAGTCCGAATAGAGGCGCACCGGCGTGGATGACGCCGCGCCTGTCCCCGCGTGGGACGCTGCCGGGACTTACGCTGGGACTCGCGCTGGCACTCGGAATGGGGCCGGCGCCGGTCTCGGCCCAGGCATTGGACGCCATCGTCGCGGTGGTCAACGACGACGTGGTGGTGCAGAGCGAGCTGGAACGCGAGATCGCGCTGGTGATCCCGCAGCTCAACCAGCGCGGGACGGCGGTGCCGCCCCCTGAGCAGTTGCGCAAGCAGGTGCTCGACCGGCTCATCCTCAAGCACTTGCAGCAACAGCGGGCCAAGGAGCTCGGCCTCAAGGTCGACGAGGCCACGCTGGAAGAGGCGCTCCAGGGTATCGCCGGCCGCAACGGTCTGTCGCTCGACGAGCTCAAAGCGACGCTGGAGGCCGGCGGCATCCGCTTCGAGGACTTCCGTGAGGACACGCGCTCACAGATCCTGAGCAGCCGGCTGCAGAATCAGGAAGTGGTGCGCAAGATCCAGGTGAGCGAACCCGAGGTCGACCGTTTCCTCGCGCGCGAGGCCGGCCGGCTGATCGAGCGCGAGCAGGTGCGTTTGCAGCACATCCTGATCGCCCTGCCCGACAACCCGACCCCGGAGCAGGTCAAACGCGCCGAGGACAAGGCCAAGCGACTGGTGGAGCGTCTGCGCGGCGGGGCCGACTTCGCCGAGGTGGCGGCGCGCGAGTCGGATGGACGCAACGCCCTGGAGGGTGGTGATCTGGGCTGGTTCGAGATGGGCGCGGTGCCGAGTCTGGTGTCGGATCTGGCCTATACCCTGGCCGAGGGCGAGATCAGCGAGCCGTTGCGCAGCCCGAGCGGTTTCCACATCATCCGGATGCGCGAGATCAAGGCCGCTACGCCCGAGGATGTCACCCAGACGCGGGCGCGTCACATCCTGATCCGTACCAACGAGATCGTCTCGGACGCCGACGCGCGCCAGCGGTTGCTGCAACTGCGCGAGCGCATCATCGGCGGTGAGGACTTCGCAACCCTGGCGCGGGCGAACTCGGACGATACCGGCTCGGCACTCAAGGGCGGCGAACTGGGCTGGGTCGATCCGGGCAACACGGTGCCTGAGTTCGAGGAGCAGATGAACGCCCTGGCGGTCGGGGCGACCAGCGAGCCCTTCAAGAGTCCCTTCGGCTGGCACATCCTCCAGGTCGAGGAACGACGACGGCAGAGTGCCAACGAGGACATCCTGCGTCTGAAGGCGCGCGAGGCGCTGCAACGGCGCAAGGCCGAGGAAGCGACGGAGGAATGGTTGCGCCAGTTGCGCGACGAGGCCTATGTCGAGATCCGGCTCGACCAGGACGCCTGA
- a CDS encoding aminoglycoside phosphotransferase family protein: MGVSDRTAVLRSWLIEVLGSESLELTPASSDASFRRYWRVRRAGETWIAMDAPPEFEDCGRYADLARRFRACGLNTPEIHAEFREQGFLLISDLGDRVYLGELNAQSADRLYGDALDALETLQTRAPVEGLPQYDTALLKRELGLFREWLLQGLLELPLDARDHERLDRVESILIASALEQPRVCVHRDYHSRNLMLTEVGSPGVLDFQDAVVGPITYDLVSLLRDCYIAWPEARVRDWAFGYFERAGVSGLLDAVEPERFERWFDLMGMQRHLKACGIFARLSLRDGKHGYLADIPRTLGYVLDVAGRYPELREFGDRLGSPVSTALESRLAVAD; this comes from the coding sequence ATGGGTGTGTCGGATCGAACTGCCGTCTTGCGTTCCTGGTTGATCGAGGTCTTGGGCTCGGAGTCGCTGGAGTTGACCCCGGCGTCCTCGGATGCGAGTTTTCGCCGTTACTGGCGTGTCCGGCGCGCCGGCGAGACCTGGATCGCCATGGACGCCCCGCCCGAGTTCGAGGACTGCGGGCGCTATGCCGATCTGGCACGGCGCTTTCGCGCCTGCGGACTCAATACCCCTGAGATCCATGCCGAGTTTCGTGAGCAGGGATTCCTGCTGATCTCCGATCTCGGCGACCGCGTCTATCTGGGCGAGCTGAACGCGCAGAGCGCCGACCGGCTCTATGGAGACGCGCTCGACGCCCTGGAGACGCTCCAGACGCGCGCACCGGTCGAGGGTCTGCCACAGTACGACACGGCGCTTCTGAAGCGCGAACTGGGCCTGTTTCGCGAGTGGCTGTTGCAGGGACTCCTGGAACTGCCGCTCGACGCGCGCGACCATGAGCGGCTCGATCGCGTCGAGTCCATTCTGATCGCCAGTGCCCTGGAACAGCCGCGTGTCTGCGTCCATCGTGATTATCACTCGCGCAATCTGATGCTGACCGAGGTGGGCAGTCCGGGCGTGCTCGATTTCCAGGACGCCGTGGTCGGTCCCATCACCTATGACCTGGTCTCGCTGCTGCGCGACTGCTATATCGCCTGGCCCGAAGCGCGGGTCCGGGACTGGGCGTTCGGTTACTTCGAGCGTGCCGGCGTCTCGGGTCTGCTCGACGCGGTCGAACCCGAGCGTTTCGAACGCTGGTTCGACCTCATGGGGATGCAGCGTCACCTCAAGGCCTGCGGTATCTTCGCCCGTCTGAGTCTGCGCGACGGCAAGCACGGCTATCTGGCCGACATCCCTCGCACCCTGGGCTATGTGCTCGACGTGGCGGGCCGCTATCCCGAGTTGCGCGAGTTCGGCGACCGGCTCGGCAGTCCGGTCTCGACCGCACTGGAGTCGCGTCTGGCGGTGGCGGACTGA
- the lptD gene encoding LPS assembly protein LptD, with the protein MPTQADFKQSACAVALLVLAAVSAPGGATESSPDPSLSNPASASSNTAPDAAPQTGFTPTTPERAPRAESPLTPSRPAERDAALATLERQDAQGLTLAPPDETPVAPPAAIPVEQRADDRRLHLDLGWEYCGPAHGVTKIAPASPPPEAQRLPIEITADLVDYDRERDLIQLQGEVDIVQESRRLRAERSRYDRRTGDISAGGGVELDYPELRVIGERADYNLETKRGHLEQAGYRMHGRANLRGAADEAWLFDAKRSRYRDVLYTTCPPGNSAWTLRARDLDLDQSTGLGVARHAHLRLWDVPLLYTPYLAFPIDGRRRSGFLIPTIGTSEETGFDLSLPYYWNIAPNMDATLTPRLMSSRGLMLGAEFRHLSPWQRIELDGELLPSDWKNEDEGARGALRVNQSAWFGTRWSTAIDYASVSDDRYLIDFGNRLDVTSVRNLSQRADVWYRGDGWWALGRVQQFQTVDTGIAPANRPYGQLPHLELNLSPDALIGGLEYDFEAQYDYFDHDSAVHGSRLVAIPSLRWPLRRGFGHLIPRARLYYTQYDLIDQVEGADSQPSHLIPSVDLDGKLIFEREADWFGHETLQTLEPRLYYVLTAHEDQSDNPRFDTTALDFSFASLFRPNRFTGYDRISDENRLTLGLTSRTIANRDGDELLRASLGQIYYFDERRVQLDSSAPRDDTSSSLAGELAARLHRDWTAQVGLQWNPHDDDGQAWEKQILQLRYAPDSERLINLAYRYNLGSQASEEYEDTDLAFQMPIGPRVRVVGRWLYSLLNDETVEAFAGLEFGQCCWRLRVLGQRLKRDADQPASTSIMLQLELAGLGSFGNSIDKVLQRGIYGYQSE; encoded by the coding sequence ATGCCGACCCAGGCCGATTTCAAACAGAGCGCATGCGCGGTCGCGCTGCTGGTGCTCGCGGCTGTCTCGGCTCCAGGCGGGGCGACCGAATCCAGCCCGGATCCGAGTCTATCCAACCCAGCGAGCGCGTCGTCGAACACGGCTCCGGACGCCGCGCCCCAGACCGGCTTCACGCCCACCACGCCGGAGCGCGCGCCCAGGGCCGAATCGCCCCTGACGCCCAGTCGTCCGGCCGAGCGTGACGCGGCGCTCGCGACCCTGGAGCGGCAGGATGCCCAGGGTCTCACCCTCGCTCCGCCGGACGAGACACCTGTGGCACCGCCGGCCGCCATCCCCGTCGAACAACGCGCCGATGACCGCCGTCTGCATCTGGATCTCGGCTGGGAGTACTGCGGACCCGCGCACGGCGTCACGAAGATCGCGCCGGCGTCCCCACCGCCTGAGGCGCAACGCCTGCCGATCGAGATCACGGCCGATCTGGTCGACTACGACCGCGAGCGCGATCTGATCCAGTTGCAGGGCGAGGTCGATATCGTCCAGGAATCGCGCCGCTTGCGCGCCGAGCGTTCGCGCTACGACCGGCGCACCGGAGACATCAGCGCCGGCGGTGGCGTCGAGCTGGATTATCCGGAACTGCGCGTGATCGGCGAGCGCGCCGACTACAATCTGGAGACCAAGCGCGGACACCTGGAGCAGGCCGGCTACCGGATGCACGGACGGGCCAATCTGCGCGGCGCCGCGGATGAGGCCTGGCTGTTCGACGCCAAACGCAGCCGCTATCGCGACGTCCTCTATACCACCTGCCCGCCCGGTAACTCGGCCTGGACACTGCGCGCGCGCGATCTGGATCTGGATCAGAGTACGGGTCTGGGTGTGGCACGCCACGCGCACCTGCGTCTCTGGGACGTGCCCCTGCTCTACACGCCCTATCTGGCCTTCCCGATCGATGGACGCCGGCGCAGCGGCTTTCTGATCCCGACCATCGGCACCTCCGAGGAGACCGGATTCGATCTCAGCCTCCCCTATTACTGGAACATCGCGCCCAACATGGACGCGACCCTGACGCCGCGTCTGATGAGCTCGCGCGGGCTGATGCTCGGGGCCGAGTTCCGCCATCTCTCGCCCTGGCAGCGCATCGAACTCGACGGCGAGCTCCTGCCGAGCGATTGGAAGAACGAAGACGAGGGCGCGCGTGGCGCCTTGCGCGTCAACCAGTCCGCCTGGTTCGGCACACGCTGGTCGACGGCGATCGACTATGCCTCGGTCTCCGACGACCGCTATCTGATCGATTTCGGCAACAGGCTCGATGTGACGAGCGTGCGCAACCTCAGTCAGCGTGCGGATGTCTGGTACAGGGGCGACGGCTGGTGGGCACTGGGGCGCGTGCAGCAGTTCCAGACGGTCGACACCGGCATCGCGCCGGCCAACCGGCCCTATGGACAGCTCCCGCACCTCGAGCTGAACCTCTCGCCCGACGCACTGATCGGCGGACTGGAATACGACTTCGAGGCGCAGTACGACTATTTCGACCACGATTCGGCCGTCCATGGCAGCCGGCTGGTCGCCATTCCCTCGTTGCGCTGGCCGCTGCGGCGCGGCTTCGGTCATCTCATTCCGCGCGCGCGGCTCTATTACACCCAGTACGATCTCATCGATCAGGTGGAGGGCGCCGACAGTCAACCGAGCCACCTGATCCCGAGTGTGGATCTCGACGGCAAGCTGATCTTCGAGCGCGAGGCCGACTGGTTCGGGCACGAGACGCTGCAAACGCTCGAGCCCCGGCTCTATTACGTCCTCACCGCCCACGAGGATCAATCCGACAATCCGCGGTTCGACACCACGGCGCTCGATTTCAGCTTCGCGAGTCTGTTTCGCCCCAACCGCTTCACCGGCTACGACCGCATCAGCGACGAGAACCGTCTCACCCTGGGGCTGACCTCGCGCACCATCGCCAACCGCGATGGCGACGAGCTCCTGCGTGCCAGTCTGGGCCAGATCTACTACTTCGATGAGCGCCGCGTCCAACTCGATTCCTCGGCGCCACGCGACGACACCAGTTCGTCGCTGGCCGGCGAACTGGCGGCGCGCCTGCATCGCGACTGGACGGCGCAGGTGGGGCTGCAATGGAATCCGCATGACGACGACGGGCAGGCCTGGGAGAAGCAGATCCTCCAGCTCCGCTATGCCCCCGACAGCGAGCGCCTGATCAATCTCGCCTACCGCTACAATCTGGGCAGCCAGGCGTCGGAGGAATACGAGGACACGGACCTCGCGTTCCAGATGCCCATCGGCCCACGGGTGCGGGTGGTCGGACGCTGGCTCTATTCACTGCTCAACGACGAGACGGTGGAAGCCTTCGCCGGGCTGGAGTTCGGCCAGTGCTGCTGGCGTCTGCGGGTGCTGGGTCAGCGTCTCAAGCGCGACGCCGACCAGCCGGCGAGCACCAGTATCATGCTGCAACTGGAGCTGGCCGGTCTCGGCTCCTTCGGCAATTCGATCGATAAGGTTCTGCAACGAGGAATCTATGGCTATCAGTCCGAATAG